Proteins encoded within one genomic window of Bombus pyrosoma isolate SC7728 linkage group LG13, ASM1482585v1, whole genome shotgun sequence:
- the LOC122574330 gene encoding PAN2-PAN3 deadenylation complex catalytic subunit PAN2 isoform X5, which translates to MGNQGGHVTSYYGPGLQKYTSFQVHATQEIRHIHPVDEGILILTQSLLRCQLRRGIPIFSHVSPNMIDMQCMLQISPTGLLMGGHQEKIISFDLTRGKETGLVHVGENGCAILRQHSRLICCGNPAGRIDFRDPNTLSIEHTFDTHSGSLSDFDVQGNYLVTCGFSNCRQGLAVDRFLMAYDLRQMRALSPVATLVCPLLLKFLPRYSSRLAVVAPSGQMQLLDTIYANAQPSVTCLYQVANSGAILSFDVSSTSQCLCFGDSAGSIHLMSTNISESTNISQFNTFSRPTEFADPVEPLPHISFDDDVTPLSTIPMYYNGQPLLSDWPEEFLRNVYRRTPPIDPEILRTMKMQGTIGYAPNPQAFRRNQIPYNLEKRRGVVAKLFAGDSRSKTDDGTFVAIPKRYRKIELKYSRLGYDEFDFDQYNHTNFCGLEATLPNSYCNAMLQLLYYCEPIRIALLSHSCQREFCLSCELGFLFHMLDTSRGLPCQAANFLRAFRTVPEAAALGLILSDLHPEAKRKTNLMRLIQSWNRFILHQIHYEVLETKKRQLEEEEAARLKSGPKCPPFVYNEQDFPSILQDIGSRYRSHAEERKKRKKQEEDGKYMWITSKDKNSKKSIEENEVRDEETEISRLFGSEQMHIHRCLKCGQEATKHSIMLLCNLVYPELTHPSEEVPFTSVLTRSLRPEKITPAWCDNCQKFTPTLQSRQLTKLPQILALNCGLDTQQDKAFWQAQMDIVVQKVLNGKESSPSSSPVPITAKPCRYGNNCTRIGCRFRHIGRDPENIQTPPVTPPITTSTPQSVTTPPSHLYYSHSWIPHDIEISLDSNCELFVEKISTPKSDSNESSKTVNEVIVENGQGDNKIQESEISGEEEKVVKNHVNTVRHDDVEKGNKTDENLDKISKVRYSLSAVVCYIDDKSNEDKRNIVALLRVGPNYHERSAGSAVSQWYIFNDFCISAVTPQEAVWFNLDWKVPCVLHYTAVPAPEPAPFVSPLTYDVFGEDKCIARSGGTRGITFTPLTSDEMPKTGELVGIDAEFVTLNQEESELRSDGKMSTIKPSHMSVARITCIRGQGPLEGTPFIDDYISTQEQVVDYLTKFSGIQPGDLDANFSSKHLTTLKSTYQKLRFLVDNGIMFVGHGLKNDFRVINLVVPPEQVVDTVLLFHLPRHRMVSLRFLTWHFLGKKIQSETHDSTEDARAALELYRKYKELENSGKLAESLKELYNVGNQLQWKVRMIDYLKYP; encoded by the exons ATGGGAAATCAAGGg GGTCATGTGACGTCTTATTATGGACCTGGTTTACAAAAGTACACCTCGTTTCAAGTTCATGCTACTCAAGAAATTCGGCATATTCATCCGGTAGATGAAGGAATTTTAATCCTGACACAGAGTTTATTACGATGTCAGTTGAGACGTGGCATACCGATATTTTCACACGT GTCGCCAAATATGATAGACATGCAATGCATGCTTCAAATTTCACCAACAGGGTTACTTATGGGAGGTCATCAGGAAAAAATAATCAGTTTTGATCTAACAAGAGGGAAAGAGACTGGATTA GTACATGTAGGGGAAAATGGTTGTGCAATTTTAAGGCAGCATAGCAGGCTTATATGCTGTGGCAACCCTGCTGGAAGAATCGATTTCAGAGATCCAAATACATTATCAATAGAACATACTTTTGATACTCACAGTGGTTCTCTCAGTGACTTTGATGTTCAAGGAAATTACCTTGTTACTTGTGGTTTCAGTAACTG TCGTCAGGGTTTGGCAGTAGATCGATTCTTAATGGCATATGACTTGAGACAAATGAGAGCATTAAGCCCAGTTGCAACTTTGGTGTGCCCTCTTCTATTGAAGTTCCTACCCAGATATTCCAGTCGTTTAGCTGTTGTAGCACCATCGGGACAAATGCAACTTCTTGATACTATCTATGCTAATGCACAGCCATCTGTGACATGCTTGTATCAG GTTGCAAATAGTGGAGCAATATTATCGTTTGATGTATCTTCTACATCCCAGTGTCTATGCTTTGGAGATTCGGCAGGTTCTATACATCTTATGTCCACAAATATATCTGAGTCCACAAATATATCCCAGTTTAATACATTTTCTCG ACCAACTGAATTTGCTGATCCAGTTGAGCCACTTCCACATATATCATTCGATGATGATGTTACACCACTAAGTACAATACCAATGTATTATAATGGGCAGCCATTGTTAAGTGATTGGCCAGAGGAATTTTTGAGAAATGTTTATAG AAGGACACCACCGATTGATCCTGAAATATTGCGTACAATGAAGATGCAAGGAACTATAGGTTATGCCCCAAATCCCCAGGCATTTCGCAGAAATCAA ATACCTTACAATTTGGAAAAACGTCGGGGAGTAGTCGCAAAGCTTTTCGCTGGCGATTCACGATCAAAAACAGATGACGGCACCTTTGTAGCTATACCTAAACGTTATCGCAAAATCGAGTTGAAATATTCACGTCTCGGTTACGATGAATTCGATTTTGATCAGTATAATCACACCAACTTCTGCGGTCTCGAAGCAACTCTTCCTAACAGCTATTGTAACGCTATGTTGCAG TTACTTTATTATTGCGAACCTATAAGAATAGCGCTGCTCTCTCACTCGTGCCAAAGAGAATTCTGCCTATCCTGCGAACTAGGATTCTTGTTTCACATGTTAGACACATCCCGAGGACTGCCTTGTCAGGCAGCCAATTTTCTACGAGCTTTCAGAACGGTTCCCGAAGCAGCAGCTTTGGGACTTATACTCAGCGATCTCCACCCGGAAGCcaaaaggaaaacgaattTGATGCGATTGATACAG AGTTGGAACAGGTTTATATTACATCAGATCCATTACGAAGTTCTGGAAACAAAGAAACGGCAACTGGAGGAAGAGGAAGCTGCTCGGCTTAAATCAGGACCAAAATGTCCTCCGTTCGTTTATAACGAACAGGATTTCCCTAGCATTTTGCAGGACATTGGCTCCCGATATAGAAGCCACgcagaagaaaggaagaaaaggaaaaaacagGAGGAGGATGGTAAATATATGTGGATCACATCGAAAG ATAAAAACAGCAAAAAATCTATCGAGGAGAATGAAGTACGAGATGAAGAGACAGAGATCAGTCGTCTGTTTGGATCTGAACAAATGCATATACACCGCTGTCTCAAATGTGGACAAGAAGCTACAAAACATTCCATCATGTTGCTATGCAACTTAGTTTATCCGGAATTAACGCATCCTT CCGAAGAAGTTCCATTTACGAGTGTTCTTACCCGTAGTTTAAGACCCGAGAAAATTACACCTGCATGGTGTGACAATTGTCAGAAGTTTACACCCACACTCCAGTCTCGACAACTGACTAAACTACCTCAAATATTAGCTCTGAATTGTGGTTTAGATACACAGCAG GATAAAGCATTCTGGCAAGCGCAAATGGATATAGTCGtgcaaaaagtattaaatGGCAAAGAAAGTAGCCCATCTTCGAGTCCTGTCCCCATTACTGCGAAACCATGTCGATATGGCAACAATTGTACTCGCATTGGCTGTAGGTTTAGACACATTGGTAGAGATCCAG aaaatatacaaacgcCACCAGTTACTCCACCCATAACAACTTCGACACCGCAATCGGTCACAACACCGCCTAGTCACTTATACTATTCTCATTCGTGGATTCCACACGATATAGAGATCTCCTTGGATAGCAATTGTGAATTATTCGTAGAAAAGATCAGCACTCCAAAGAGCGACTCTAACGAAAGTAGTAAAACGGTCAATGAGGTCATAGTAGAAAATGGTCAAGGGGATAATAAGATACAAGAATCTGAGATCTccggagaagaagagaaagtgGTTAAAAATCATGTTAACACAGTACGACATGACGATGTggagaaaggaaacaaaacTGATGAAAATTTGGATAAGATAAGCAAAGTTCGGTATAGTCTTAGTGCTGTGGTTTGCTACATTGATGATAAGAGTAACGAAGATAAGAGGAATATCGTTGCGCTATTACGAGTCGGACCAAATTATCATGAACGATCGGCTGGCAGTGCGGTGTCGCAGTGGTACATCTTTAACGATTTTTG TATATCCGCAGTGACACCGCAAGAAGCGGTATGGTTCAATCTTGATTGGAAGGTTCCATGTGTCCTTCATTATACTGCTGTACCTGCACCTGAACCAGCACCATTTGTAAGTCCACTTACCTATGATGTATTTGGTGAAGATAAATGTATCGCTCGCAGCGGAGGGACAAGGGGTATCACGTTTACCCCATTGACGTCCGACGAAATGCCTAAAACAG GTGAACTAGTTGGAATTGACGCTGAATTTGTAACGTTGAATCAGGAAGAATCTGAACTCCGTAGCGATGGAAAAATGTCCACTATAAAACCAAGTCACATGTCTGTTGCTCGTATAACTTGTATACGTGG CCAAGGTCCTCTGGAAGGAACTCCCTTTATAGACGATTACATAAGCACTCAAGAACAAGTAGTAGATTACCTGACAAAATTCAGTGGGATTCAACCAGGTGATTTGGATGCAAACTTTAGTAGCAAGCACTTAACAACTCTAAAATCAACGTACCAAAAACTACGATTTCTCGTTGATAATGGAATTATGTTCGTTGGTCATGGCCTGAAGAATGATTTTAG AGTGATAAATTTAGTCGTTCCACCGGAGCAGGTCGTAGACACAGTATTGCTGTTTCATTTACCTCGTCATCGTATGGTATCGTTGCGTTTCCTTACGTGGCACTTTTTGGGTAAGAAGATTCAGTCGGAAACGCACGACTCTACTGAAGATGCCAGGGCTGCTCTAGAGTTGTATCGTAAATACAAAGAGTTAGAGAATTCTGGAAAGCTGGCGGAATCGTTAAAGGAGCTTTACAACGTTGGCAACCAACTACAATGGAAGGTAAGGATGATCGATTACTTAAAATACCCATAg